The proteins below come from a single Procambarus clarkii isolate CNS0578487 chromosome 54, FALCON_Pclarkii_2.0, whole genome shotgun sequence genomic window:
- the LOC138352762 gene encoding uncharacterized protein, producing MEDVALRIDAALRIDVAVRIDVALRIDVALRIDAALRIDAALRIDAALRIDVALRIDVALHIDVALRIDVALHIDVALRIDVALRIDVALRIDVVLRIDVMLHIDVALRTDVALRIDVALRIDVA from the exons ATGGAAG ATGTGGCGCTGCGTATAGATGCAGCACTGCGTATAGATGTGGCGGTGCGTATAGATGTGGCGCTGCGTATAGATGTGGCGCTGCGTATAGATGCAGCGCTGCGTATAGATGCAGCGCTGCGTATAGATGCAGCGCTGCGTATAGATGTGGCGCTGCGTATAGATGTAGCGCTGCATATAGATGTAGCGCTGCGTATAGATGTAGCGCTGCATATAGATGTAGCGCTGCGTATAGATGTGGCGCTGCGTATAGATGTAGCGCTGCGTATAGATGTGGTGCTGCGTATAGATGTAATGCTGCATATAGATGTAGCGCTGCGTACAGATGTGGCGCTGCGTATAGATGTAGCGCTGCGTATAGATGTAGCATGA